A genomic segment from Colletotrichum higginsianum IMI 349063 chromosome 5, whole genome shotgun sequence encodes:
- a CDS encoding C6 zinc finger domain-containing protein, whose product MERLRQTTSLRAALRSTGVGGPVFGTEDLRFFQHFLLDATPGLPIGGEGVWRDVARMAHEYDFLLHALLGLGASSLALTRDARLARPALSHRVRAIRALNLKLSSGGPGRSLRGADGDAAFAAIMALTFQAGHMAEGMVDFLWMVRGSYARAVTGGSVGHIVATQAMSSFETSAFRGLSTPEHVEGCKRMALSRGGAKGSADGRRILSETFEGFEASLGNLAPLCGSVIEVEYLAGLKQVAVLFRTESDDAYYAFAIVQNRYGEMSHKDFLLFSSPTNHAARLVLAHLFLMDYLVAVLGYGNSRGSGAVEVWGRVTLAWLEKIAAELPAELRKHAEWPLIVARRCTYGSLAGVL is encoded by the exons atggAGCGCTTGAGACAGACCACGAGCCTCAGGGCCGCACTGAGAAGTACCGGCGTGGGCGGTCCCGTTTTCGGGACCGAGGACCTGCGGTTCTTCCAACACTTCTTGCTGGACGCGACGCCCGGGTTGCCTAtaggcggcgagggagtcTGGAGGGACGTCGCGAGGATGGCGCACGAG tacgacttcctcctccacgcGCTCCTCGGACTGGGCGCCTCGAGCCTTGCGCTGACCCGGGACGCGCGTCTCGCGCGGCCGGCGCTGAGCCACCGCGTCCGCGCCATCCGCGCCCTGAACTTGAAGCTCTCATCTGGCGGGCCGGGACGGTCACTCCGGGGCGCCGACGGGGACGCGGCGTTTGCGGCCATCATGGCGCTCACGTTTCAGGCGGGACACATGGCGGAGGGCATGGTTGACTTTCTGTGGATGGTCAGGGGCT CTTACGCGAGagccgtcaccggcggcagcgtAGGTCACATCGTCGCCACGCAGGCCATGTCCTCGTTTGAAACGTCCGCATTCCGTGGGTTGTCGACGCCGGAGCACGTCGAGGGATGCAAGAGAATGGCCCTGTCGCGAGGCGGCGCGAAGGGGTCTGCCGACGGCAGGAGGATCCTCTCGGAGACCTTTGAGGGGTTCGAGGCGAGCCTCGGGAACCTGGCGCCGCTGTGCGGGAGCGTCATCGAAGTCGAGTATCTGGCTGGTCTGAAACAGGTTGCGGTCCTCTTCCGTACAGAGTCGGACGACG CCTACTACGCGTTTGCCATTGTCCAGAACCGCTACGGCGAGATGAGCCATAAGGACTTTCTCCTCTTCAGCTCGCCGACGAACCACGCCGcgcgcctcgtcctcgcgcACCTCTTCCTGATGGACTACCTCGTCGCCGTGCTGGGTTACGGCAACTCACGGggcagcggcgccgtcgaggtctgGGGCCGGGTCACACTGGCGTGGTTGGAGAAAATAGCCGCAGAGCTGCCCGCGGAGCTGAGGAAGCACGCGGAGTGGCCTTTAATAGTCGCGAGGAGGTGTACATATGGTTCCTTGGCCGGGGTTCTCTAA
- a CDS encoding 7-aminocholesterol resistance protein RTA1 produces MASPPSAWISRLEGYLDRLSGQQHSPFLRPRDDDPSSFSSSFFFFFSFAAEDDNTSMAKSDVSIWPYEPSFPLAVTGAALYGVVGAWLTYLTLVRHRAWYFSVIVVGAVIEVSAYVLRAYSAKNPTEITPFIQTTTYTVLAPVLVAAGNYLLIGHLIRAILQAGHHTIYHVPACRLTRVFVGCDVVAFCIQGTGSGVASGGGWAGPLGDAGVKVLIAGLVVQVCCFGAYLCVLARFHVLARRMAREDAPAGWRRVLGAVYCSSGLILLRSLYRVVEFAEGMGGYAFRSEWLFWVFEALPMLIAIGVFCFWHPSEYLGRDGAKGRFAKGGEGVREVDEGVTDRDTVIDRREPI; encoded by the exons ATGGCTTCTCCTCCATCTGCTTGGATCTCTAGACTAGAAGGTTATCTCGATAGACTTTCCGGCCAACAACATTCCCCCTTTCTTCGGCctcgcgacgacgacccttcctccttctcctcctccttcttcttcttcttctcctttgccgccgaagacgacaacACCAGCATGGCCAAATCCGACGTCTCCATTTGGCCTTACGAACCGTCCTTCCCCCTCGCCGTCACGGGCGCGGCGCTctacggcgtcgtcggcgcctgGCTCACGTACCTGACGCTCGTCCGCCACCGCGCGTGGTACttctccgtcatcgtcgtcggcgccgtcatcgaggtGTCGGCATACGTACTGAGGGCGTACTCGGCCAAGAATCCGACGGAGATT ACCCCTTTCATTCAGACGACGACCTACACGGTCCTCGcccccgtcctcgtcgcggcGGGCAATTACCTCCTCATCGGCCACCTCATTCGCGCCATCTTGCAGGCCGGCCACCACACCATCTACCACGTGCCCGCGTGCCGCCTCACGCGCGTCTTCGTCGGTTGCGACGTCGTGGCATTCTGCATCCAGGGGACCGGGTCCGGCGTCGCGAGCGGTGGCGGCTGGGCGGGGCCGCTCGGGGATGCGGGCGTCAAGGTGCTGATCGCGGGGCTTGTCGTGCAGGTGTGCTGCTTCGGGGCGTACCTGTGCGTGCTGGCGAGGTTCCACGTGTTGGCGCGGAGGATGGCGCGAGAGGACGCGCCAGCCGGGTGGAGGAGGGTTCTGGGGGCCGTTTACTGCAGCAGCGGGCTCATCCTG CTGCGTTCGCTCTATAGGGTCGTCGAGTTCGCCGAGGGGATGGGCGGGTACGCGTTCCGCAGCGAGTGGTTGTTCTGGGTGTTTGAGGCGCTGCCAATGTTGATCGCCATCGGGGTGTTTTGTTTCTGGCACCCGAGCGAGTATCTCGGGAGGGACGGTGCGAAGGGGAGGTTTGCgaagggcggcgagggggtCCGGGAGGTGGATGAGGGGGTAACCGATCGGGATACAGTCATCGACCGTAGGGAGCCGATTTGA